A genomic window from Salvia hispanica cultivar TCC Black 2014 chromosome 5, UniMelb_Shisp_WGS_1.0, whole genome shotgun sequence includes:
- the LOC125190575 gene encoding uncharacterized protein LOC125190575, which produces MGVAMHVKSDSEVTSLDASSPPRPLYYVQSPSHSHHDLEKMSYGSSPFASPAHHHFHYHCSPIHHSRESSTSRFSASLKNPRHSSGWRRMHLKYDDDGPEAEGGEEGEGEDEREDGGQVRFYVACFLLSFVVLFTIFSLILWAASFAYKPKILVKNILFENFYVQAGMDASGVPTDMLTLNSTVKIFYRNPATFFGVHVTSTPLELHYFDLKLASGHMAKFYQSRKSERKVIAVVQGRQVPLYGGIAALDVAKGRVDDMSVPLNLSFVIRSRAYILGRLVKPKFYRKVMCEVSLRGNHLGKPLSMIKSDSCVYH; this is translated from the exons ATGGGCGTAGCAATGCACGTAAAATCCGACTCCGAGGTGACGAGCCTCGACGCCTCCTCGCCGCCGCGGCCCCTCTACTACGTGCAGAGCCCTTCCCACTCTCACCACGACCTCGAGAAGATGTCGTACGGCTCCAGCCCCTTCGCCTCCCCCGCCCACCACCACTTCCACTACCACTGCTCCCCCATCCACCACTCCCGCGAGTCCTCCACCTCCCGCTTCTCCGCCTCCCTCAAGAACCCCCGCCACTCCTCCGGCTGGCGCCGAATGCACCTCAAGTACGACGACGACGGCCCGGAGGCGGAAGGCGGCGAGGAGGGAGAGGGTGAGGATGAGAGAGAGGACGGCGGCCAg GTGAGGTTCTACGTGGCGTGCTTTCTGCTCTCATTTGTGGTGCTGTTCACCATTTTCTCTTTGATTCTTTGGGCGGCGAGTTTTGCTTACAAGCCCAAGATTCTTGTTAAG AACATTTTGTTTGAGAATTTTTATGTACAAGCTGGGATGGATGCCAGTGGGGTACCAACGGATATGCTCACCTTGAATTCGACGGTCAAGATCTTCTATCGCAATCCAGCCACCTTCTTTGGCGTCCACGTCACCTCCACCCCCCTCGAGCTTCACTACTTCGACCTCAAGCTCGCGTCCGGCCAT ATGGCGAAGTTCTATCAGTCGAGGAAGAGTGAAAGGAAAGTGATTGCAGTGGTTCAGGGGCGGCAGGTGCCCCTCTATGGAGGGATAGCGGCTCTGGATGTTGCTAAGGGGCGTGTGGACGACATGTCGGTGCCACTGAACCTAAGCTTTGTAATAAGATCGAGGGCATACATCTTAGGAAGACTGGTGAAGCCCAAGTTCTACAGAAAAGTTATGTGTGAAGTTAGCCTTAGAGGTAACCATTTGGGCAAGCCACTTAGTATGATCAAGTCTGATTCTTGTGTTTATCATTAG
- the LOC125187405 gene encoding probable serine/threonine-protein kinase PBL21 isoform X1: protein MDGNLRMTRGILGRLGSKSVSRRRRIIVGLKSDTCSRQVLLRLLQLVVVRGDSVLAVHVQQHQDDAFDANTFHMYEDICKSKQVDFEVKICSGSCYIAELAHQVRVTFATILAVGCSSGCSPESTTVAKCLKALPPTCKLLIMGSGGKVILQQMGTSQQGSSSRVCRTFVSSLSESSSSDPHMSRPQVRKSWSMPSSSTAPSTSEQSQSGNLSPTLFQRSVIVEMRGRDRCFTYKELKHATGSFGADMLIGEGPNSRLYKGVLGNGQAVTVKVLGDSGSHEAEEVFLREEEVLSGLNHENIVQILGYCNCKEMRAVVYSLSDSSLKQKLDQLKWCERMQVALGVAKALEYLHSCHPSIIHTDINSSNILLQEDGRPLLSDFGAAIVNLSSASRSTTYRRPAHVVETFRYLAPEYIMYGKVDEKVDVYAYGILLLELITGKEATRTNQASNEASLILWARSLLTCGVYERLIDPSLNEEYNDDEMKAMMIVARLCLLHSSSRRPTMKMILEFLAEPNHVLDIQKRSGDLLVQMDPGNERDLSRHAQ from the exons ATGGATGGAAACTTGAGAATGACTCGAGGGATTCTGGGGCGGCTCGGGAGCAAGTCAGtgagcagaagaagaagaatcatTGTTGGCTTGAAATCTGATACTTGCAGTAGACAAGTTTTGTTGAGGTTGCTCCAGTTGGTCGTTGTGCGTGGGGACAGCGTGCTTGCAGTTCATGTTCAGCAGCACCAAGATGATGCCTTTGATGCCAATACATTCCACATGTATGAAGATATCTGCAAATCAAAGCAG GTGGATTTTGAAGTCAAGATTTGTAGTGGAAGCTGCTATATAGCAGAGCTAGCACACCAAGTTAGAGTAACATTTGCAACTATCCTTGCTGTTGGATGCAGCAGCGGCTG CAGCCCGGAAAGTACAACTGTTGCCAAATGCCTGAAAGCTTTGCCTCCTACGTGCAAGCTTCTGATAATGGGCAGTGGAGGGAAAGTCATATTACAACAGATGGGGACCTCACAGCAAGGATCCAGCTCCAGAGTTTGTCGAACATTTGTGTCGTCTTTATCAGAATCCAGCAGCTCCGATCCACATATGTCCAGGCCTCAAGTCAGGAAATCTTGGTCCATGCCATCCTCATCAACAGCACCTTCAACTTCAGAGCAATCCCAGAGTGGAAATTTGTCTCCAACATTGTTCCAAAGATCGGTCATTGTGGAAATGAGAGGCCGTGACAGGTGCTTCACGTACAAAGAACTCAAGCATGCTACGGGAAGTTTTGGTGCTGATATGTTGATTGGGGAAGGTCCAAACAGTCGGCTCTATAAGGGGGTTCTTGGAAACGGCCAGGCAGTGACAGTGAAGGTTCTCGGAGACTCGGGCTCCCATGAGGCTGAAGAAGTTTTTCTTCGAGAAGAGGAGGTTTTGAGTGGCTTGAATCATGAAAACATAGTTCAAATCCTTGGATATTGTAACTGTAAAGAAATGCGTGCAGTCGTTTACAGCTTAAGCGATTCAAGCCTCAAGCAAAAGCTTGACCAGTTGAAATGGTGTGAGAGAATGCAAGTTGCACTTGGTGTGGCTAAGGCGTTGGAGTACCTTCATTCATGCCATCCTTCGATTATACATACTGATATCAACTCATCAAATATCCTCCTTCAAGAAGATGGAAGGCCACTA CTGTCTGATTTTGGAGCTGCAATAGTCAATCTGTCGTCAGCCAGTCGATCCACTACATACAGAAGGCCGGCTCATGTAGTCGAGACGTTCAGATACTTAGCCCCGGAGTACATAATGTATGGCAAAGTTGATGAGAAGGTAGATGTGTATGCTTATGGGATTTTGCTGTTGGAACTGATAACTGGGAAAGAAGCTACTAGAACAAATCAAGCATCAAATGAAGCAAGTCTAATTCTTTGg GCAAGGTCTCTGCTGACATGTGGTGTATACGAACGCCTTATTGATCCCAGCCTAAACGAAGAGTACAATGATGATGAGATGAAAGCCATGATGATCGTAGCACGCCTGTGTCTCTTGCATTCGTCTTCTAGGAGGCCAACAATGAAGATG ATCCTAGAATTCCTCGCAGAGCCAAATCACGTGTTAGATATCCAGAAAAGGAGTGGGGATCTTCTCGTGCAAATGGATCCCGGGAATGAGAGGGACTTAAGCAGGCATGCCCAGTAG
- the LOC125189008 gene encoding lysine histidine transporter-like 8 — MGDHHPAHGETESVNSAPITPRPMSVAPTPPIVSLPPSQFHSPSLTRSPLLTPGGTNRKTPRIRTPRFITPLGSPLRKAIKLTKLDPQDAWLPITESRNGNAYYAAYHTLCSGIGIQALVLPVAFTILGWAWGVIGLTLAFIWQLYTLYLLVHIHESTEDGIRYSRYMQLASATFGDRLAKFLASFPIMYLSGGTCVALIVIGGATSKMFYETICGAGCTSKPLTTVEWYLVFTCVAVLLSQLPNLNSIAGVSLVGSLTAVGYCTAIWAVSVAEGRLPNVNYNPVRSKTEISKIFDVLNALGIIAFAFRGHNLILEIQATMPSSEKHPSSIPMWRGVKVAYTLVAMCLFPLAIGGYWAYGGMIPPNGGMLAALLGFHSRDVARSVLGLISFFVIINAICSFQLYGMPMFDDMESAYTTRCKKPAPWWLRVIIRAMFGFGCFFVAVAIPFLGSVAGLVGGISLPVTLAYPCFMWLKMKKPKTYSPSWWINWFLGLLGMGLSAILTAAGLYVVIDTGVKVSFFKP, encoded by the exons ATGGGTGACCACCATCCGGCACATGGTGAGACGGAGTCCGTAAATTCGGCTCCGATAACCCCACGGCCGATGTCCGTGGCTCCGACCCCTCCTATCGTGTCGCTCCCTCCCTCGCAGTTCCACTCGCCCTCCCTCACCCGATCGCCCCTCCTCACCCCGGGCGGCACCAACCGCAAAACGCCACGAATCCGGACGCCACGTTTCATCACCCCATTGGGCAGCCCCCTTAGAAAGGCCATCAAGCTCACCAAACTCGACCCCCAAGATGCTTGGCTCCCGATCACCGAGTCAAGAAATGGAAATGCTTATTATGCAGCTTATCACACTTTGTGCTCCGGAATTGGGATCCAAGCTCTAGTCTTGCCTGTCGCTTTCACCATCCTTGGCTG gGCATGGGGCGTTATTGGCTTGACTTTGGCTTTCATTTGGCAACTATACACACTCTATTTACTTGTGCACATCCACGAATCTACCGAAGATGGAATCCGTTACAGCCGATATATGCAATTAGCTAGTGCAACTTTTG gtgATAGGCTAGCGAAGTTTCTAGCGTCTTTTCCGATCATGTACCTCTCCGGTGGGACGTGCGTGGCGCTGATCGTGATAGGCGGTGCGACCTCAAAGATGTTCTACGAGACGATTTGTGGGGCCGGGTGCACTTCGAAGCCATTGACGACCGTGGAGTGGTACCTGGTGTTCACGTGCGTGGCGGTGCTTCTGTCTCAGCTTCCGAACTTGAACTCGATCGCCGGGGTGTCGCTGGTCGGGTCGCTCACCGCGGTCGGGTACTGCACCGCGATTTGGGCGGTGTCCGTGGCGGAGGGCAGGCTGCCGAACGTCAACTACAACCCGGTCCGGTCCAAGACGGAAATTTCCAAGATTTTTGATGTGTTGAATGCACTTGGGATCATTGCTTTTGCTTTCAGAGGCCACAATCTCATTCTTGAAATTCAG GCCACCATGCCTTCCAGTGAGAAGCATCCATCAAGCATTCCAATGTGGAGAGGTGTGAAAGTTGCTTATACGTTAGTAGCGATGTGCTTGTTCCCGTTGGCAATCGGCGGATACTGGGCATACGGTGGCATG ATTCCACCAAACGGAGGTATGTTAGCGGCCCTGCTAGGGTTCCATAGCCGAGACGTTGCGCGGTCCGTATTGGGCCTGATAAGCTTCTTTGTCATAATAAATGCCATATGCTCTTTCCAATTATACGGAATGCCTATGTTCGACGACATGGAATCCGCTTACACCACGAGGTGCAAGAAGCCGGCGCCCTGGTGGCTCCGGGTGATCATTCGAGCAATGTTTGGGTTCGGATGCTTCTTTGTGGCTGTCGCTATCCCGTTCCTCGGGAGCGTGGCCGGGCTTGTTGGAGGGATCTCTCTACCGGTAACGTTGGCCTACCCGTGTTTCATGTGGCTGAAGATGAAGAAGCCCAAAACATATAGCCCATCTTGGTGGATCAACTGGTTTTTAGGTCTTCTTGGAATGGGCCTTAGTGCAATTTTGACTGCAGCTGGTCTGTATGTTGTGATTGACACCGGTGTCAAAGTTAGCTTCTTTAAGCCttag
- the LOC125187407 gene encoding coiled-coil domain-containing protein 124, whose translation MPKKMGVNSKAEAARARRSATESERKERVEKEKEEQYWREAEANKPKAAKKREEEAEKRAEANARKAEARRLAELEEKELEKSLTKPDKKANRVGVPLPKVTEAELIRRREQEQAALQRRAEEDKRKQSRTAKEEEYERMVSVENTNRDDSIIEARSVDEALARMTIVDSLPVDKHPEKRLKASFKAFEEAELPKLKAEKPGLTHTQYKDMIWKLWKKSPDNPLNQVAEKA comes from the exons ATGCCGAAGAAAATGGGTGTGAACAGCAAAGCCGAAGCAGCTAGGGCACGGAGGAGCGCAACCGAGTCTGAGCGGAAGGAGCGcgtggagaaggagaaggaagaGCAGTACTGGCGGGAAGCCGAGGCAAATAAGCCGAAAGCGGCGAAGAAGCGGGAGGAGGAAGCCGAGAAACGAGCCGAGGCGAACGCGCGGAAAGCCGAGGCGCGCCGATTGGCGGAGCTGGAGGAGAAGGAGCTGGAGAAGAGCCTCACCAAGCCGGATAAGAAGGCGAATAGGGTCGGGGTGCCCCTGCCGAAGGTGACGGAGGCGGAGCTGATCCGTCGGAGGGAGCAGGAGCAGGCGGCGTTGCAGCGTCGCGCGGAGGAGGATAAGAGGAAGCAGAGCCGGACGGCGAAGGAGGAGGAGTACGAAAGGATGGTGAGCGTGGAGAACACCAATCGCGATGATTCGATTATCGAGGCGAGGTCGGTTGATGAAGCGCTTGCGCGGATGACTATTGTGGATAGTTTGCCGGTGGACAAACATCCGGAGAAGAGGCTCAAGGCCTCGTTTAAG GCTTTTGAAGAAGCTGAGCTCCCAAAGTTGAAAGCGGAGAAGCCGGGTCTAACGCACACTCAATACAAGGATATGATTTGGAAACTCTGGAAGAAATCTCCTGACAACCCTCTTAACCAG GTAGCTGAGAAGGCGTAG
- the LOC125187405 gene encoding probable serine/threonine-protein kinase PBL21 isoform X2 — protein sequence MDGNLRMTRGILGRLGSKSVSRRRRIIVGLKSDTCSRQVLLRLLQLVVVRGDSVLAVHVQQHQDDAFDANTFHMYEDICKSKQVDFEVKICSGSCYIAELAHQVRVTFATILAVGCSSGCPESTTVAKCLKALPPTCKLLIMGSGGKVILQQMGTSQQGSSSRVCRTFVSSLSESSSSDPHMSRPQVRKSWSMPSSSTAPSTSEQSQSGNLSPTLFQRSVIVEMRGRDRCFTYKELKHATGSFGADMLIGEGPNSRLYKGVLGNGQAVTVKVLGDSGSHEAEEVFLREEEVLSGLNHENIVQILGYCNCKEMRAVVYSLSDSSLKQKLDQLKWCERMQVALGVAKALEYLHSCHPSIIHTDINSSNILLQEDGRPLLSDFGAAIVNLSSASRSTTYRRPAHVVETFRYLAPEYIMYGKVDEKVDVYAYGILLLELITGKEATRTNQASNEASLILWARSLLTCGVYERLIDPSLNEEYNDDEMKAMMIVARLCLLHSSSRRPTMKMILEFLAEPNHVLDIQKRSGDLLVQMDPGNERDLSRHAQ from the exons ATGGATGGAAACTTGAGAATGACTCGAGGGATTCTGGGGCGGCTCGGGAGCAAGTCAGtgagcagaagaagaagaatcatTGTTGGCTTGAAATCTGATACTTGCAGTAGACAAGTTTTGTTGAGGTTGCTCCAGTTGGTCGTTGTGCGTGGGGACAGCGTGCTTGCAGTTCATGTTCAGCAGCACCAAGATGATGCCTTTGATGCCAATACATTCCACATGTATGAAGATATCTGCAAATCAAAGCAG GTGGATTTTGAAGTCAAGATTTGTAGTGGAAGCTGCTATATAGCAGAGCTAGCACACCAAGTTAGAGTAACATTTGCAACTATCCTTGCTGTTGGATGCAGCAGCGGCTG CCCGGAAAGTACAACTGTTGCCAAATGCCTGAAAGCTTTGCCTCCTACGTGCAAGCTTCTGATAATGGGCAGTGGAGGGAAAGTCATATTACAACAGATGGGGACCTCACAGCAAGGATCCAGCTCCAGAGTTTGTCGAACATTTGTGTCGTCTTTATCAGAATCCAGCAGCTCCGATCCACATATGTCCAGGCCTCAAGTCAGGAAATCTTGGTCCATGCCATCCTCATCAACAGCACCTTCAACTTCAGAGCAATCCCAGAGTGGAAATTTGTCTCCAACATTGTTCCAAAGATCGGTCATTGTGGAAATGAGAGGCCGTGACAGGTGCTTCACGTACAAAGAACTCAAGCATGCTACGGGAAGTTTTGGTGCTGATATGTTGATTGGGGAAGGTCCAAACAGTCGGCTCTATAAGGGGGTTCTTGGAAACGGCCAGGCAGTGACAGTGAAGGTTCTCGGAGACTCGGGCTCCCATGAGGCTGAAGAAGTTTTTCTTCGAGAAGAGGAGGTTTTGAGTGGCTTGAATCATGAAAACATAGTTCAAATCCTTGGATATTGTAACTGTAAAGAAATGCGTGCAGTCGTTTACAGCTTAAGCGATTCAAGCCTCAAGCAAAAGCTTGACCAGTTGAAATGGTGTGAGAGAATGCAAGTTGCACTTGGTGTGGCTAAGGCGTTGGAGTACCTTCATTCATGCCATCCTTCGATTATACATACTGATATCAACTCATCAAATATCCTCCTTCAAGAAGATGGAAGGCCACTA CTGTCTGATTTTGGAGCTGCAATAGTCAATCTGTCGTCAGCCAGTCGATCCACTACATACAGAAGGCCGGCTCATGTAGTCGAGACGTTCAGATACTTAGCCCCGGAGTACATAATGTATGGCAAAGTTGATGAGAAGGTAGATGTGTATGCTTATGGGATTTTGCTGTTGGAACTGATAACTGGGAAAGAAGCTACTAGAACAAATCAAGCATCAAATGAAGCAAGTCTAATTCTTTGg GCAAGGTCTCTGCTGACATGTGGTGTATACGAACGCCTTATTGATCCCAGCCTAAACGAAGAGTACAATGATGATGAGATGAAAGCCATGATGATCGTAGCACGCCTGTGTCTCTTGCATTCGTCTTCTAGGAGGCCAACAATGAAGATG ATCCTAGAATTCCTCGCAGAGCCAAATCACGTGTTAGATATCCAGAAAAGGAGTGGGGATCTTCTCGTGCAAATGGATCCCGGGAATGAGAGGGACTTAAGCAGGCATGCCCAGTAG
- the LOC125189394 gene encoding uncharacterized protein LOC125189394 yields MDWFNSDQRQMDDFVNSQNWQVPPTPDPNATPSPGLPTNVDMESPVSTDEYNISDMEPAPQRGKGKVADEDGPKKYSPQETMWLAKNYVDVSKDTVIGNQQSGKAFWQRIADKYNAGRPEGSFERTYVKLRKHWGRVQKEINKWNGKWTNVVRMWPSGHSEMDLVDKAKADYFADGKKHFKYFNVWKLVEKSPKYTGGAEAAAKRTKVAAGHYTSSGGGPPIDLNVTNDDFFLSSPGTVSRSIGTKVAKRKAKGKATASYSAMPPPPPNPSLDKISDSMSDMSTTLRMGQLTELTSRDTSRMSEYELELHREMIEYLRAQMKKK; encoded by the coding sequence ATGGATTGGTTTAACAGCGACCAACGCCAGATGGACGATTTCGTGAACTCCCAGAACTGGCAAGTGCCGCCGACACCCGATCCAAATGCAACGCCTAGTCCCGGGCTGCCTACCAATGTGGACATGGAATCGCCAGTTAGCACTGATGAGTACAATATCAGCGATATGGAGCCAGCTCCACAgaggggcaagggcaaggttGCCGATGAGGATGGGCCGAAGAAGTACAGCCCGCAGGAGACAATGTGGCTAGCCAAGAACTATGTCGACGTCTCCAAGGACACTGTGATCGGCAACCAGCAAAGCGGCAAAGCGTTCTGGCAGCGGATTGCGGATAAGTACAACGCTGGTCGACCCGAAGGCTCGTTTGAGCGTACCTACGTGAAGCTACGCAAGCATTGGGGTCGGGTGCAGAAGGAGATTAACAAGTGGAATGGCAAGTGGACTAACGTAGTCCGGATGTGGCCGAGCGGGCACAGCGAGATGGACCTTGTGGACAAGGCCAAGGCAGATTACTTCGCTGACGGGAAGAAGCACTTCAAGTACTTCAACGTTTGGAAGCTTGTCGAGAAGAGCCCGAAGTACACTGGTGGGGCTGAAGCGGCGGCGAAGAGAACCAAAGTCGCCGCCGGACACTACACTTCGAGCGGAGGAGGTCCGCCAATCGACCTCAACGTGACAAACGATGACTTCTTCCTCTCATCTCCTGGTACTGTAAGCCGTTCGATAGGCACAAAGGTGGCAAAGAGGAAAGCAAAGGGGAAGGCAACTGCGAGCTACTCCGCtatgccgccgccgccacccaaTCCTTCATTGGACAAGATATCAGACTCTATGTCGGATATGAGTACTACGTTGCGGATGGGCCAGCTGACGGAGTTGACATCGAGGGATACCTCGAGAATGTCGGAGTACGAGCTCGAATTGCACCGTGAGATGATCGAATACCTTCGCgcacaaatgaagaaaaagtag
- the LOC125187405 gene encoding probable serine/threonine-protein kinase PBL21 isoform X3 translates to MDGNLRMTRGILGRLGSKSVSRRRRIIVGLKSDTCSRQVLLRLLQLVVVRGDSVLAVHVQQHQDDAFDANTFHMYEDICKSKQICSGSCYIAELAHQVRVTFATILAVGCSSGCPESTTVAKCLKALPPTCKLLIMGSGGKVILQQMGTSQQGSSSRVCRTFVSSLSESSSSDPHMSRPQVRKSWSMPSSSTAPSTSEQSQSGNLSPTLFQRSVIVEMRGRDRCFTYKELKHATGSFGADMLIGEGPNSRLYKGVLGNGQAVTVKVLGDSGSHEAEEVFLREEEVLSGLNHENIVQILGYCNCKEMRAVVYSLSDSSLKQKLDQLKWCERMQVALGVAKALEYLHSCHPSIIHTDINSSNILLQEDGRPLLSDFGAAIVNLSSASRSTTYRRPAHVVETFRYLAPEYIMYGKVDEKVDVYAYGILLLELITGKEATRTNQASNEASLILWARSLLTCGVYERLIDPSLNEEYNDDEMKAMMIVARLCLLHSSSRRPTMKMILEFLAEPNHVLDIQKRSGDLLVQMDPGNERDLSRHAQ, encoded by the exons ATGGATGGAAACTTGAGAATGACTCGAGGGATTCTGGGGCGGCTCGGGAGCAAGTCAGtgagcagaagaagaagaatcatTGTTGGCTTGAAATCTGATACTTGCAGTAGACAAGTTTTGTTGAGGTTGCTCCAGTTGGTCGTTGTGCGTGGGGACAGCGTGCTTGCAGTTCATGTTCAGCAGCACCAAGATGATGCCTTTGATGCCAATACATTCCACATGTATGAAGATATCTGCAAATCAAAGCAG ATTTGTAGTGGAAGCTGCTATATAGCAGAGCTAGCACACCAAGTTAGAGTAACATTTGCAACTATCCTTGCTGTTGGATGCAGCAGCGGCTG CCCGGAAAGTACAACTGTTGCCAAATGCCTGAAAGCTTTGCCTCCTACGTGCAAGCTTCTGATAATGGGCAGTGGAGGGAAAGTCATATTACAACAGATGGGGACCTCACAGCAAGGATCCAGCTCCAGAGTTTGTCGAACATTTGTGTCGTCTTTATCAGAATCCAGCAGCTCCGATCCACATATGTCCAGGCCTCAAGTCAGGAAATCTTGGTCCATGCCATCCTCATCAACAGCACCTTCAACTTCAGAGCAATCCCAGAGTGGAAATTTGTCTCCAACATTGTTCCAAAGATCGGTCATTGTGGAAATGAGAGGCCGTGACAGGTGCTTCACGTACAAAGAACTCAAGCATGCTACGGGAAGTTTTGGTGCTGATATGTTGATTGGGGAAGGTCCAAACAGTCGGCTCTATAAGGGGGTTCTTGGAAACGGCCAGGCAGTGACAGTGAAGGTTCTCGGAGACTCGGGCTCCCATGAGGCTGAAGAAGTTTTTCTTCGAGAAGAGGAGGTTTTGAGTGGCTTGAATCATGAAAACATAGTTCAAATCCTTGGATATTGTAACTGTAAAGAAATGCGTGCAGTCGTTTACAGCTTAAGCGATTCAAGCCTCAAGCAAAAGCTTGACCAGTTGAAATGGTGTGAGAGAATGCAAGTTGCACTTGGTGTGGCTAAGGCGTTGGAGTACCTTCATTCATGCCATCCTTCGATTATACATACTGATATCAACTCATCAAATATCCTCCTTCAAGAAGATGGAAGGCCACTA CTGTCTGATTTTGGAGCTGCAATAGTCAATCTGTCGTCAGCCAGTCGATCCACTACATACAGAAGGCCGGCTCATGTAGTCGAGACGTTCAGATACTTAGCCCCGGAGTACATAATGTATGGCAAAGTTGATGAGAAGGTAGATGTGTATGCTTATGGGATTTTGCTGTTGGAACTGATAACTGGGAAAGAAGCTACTAGAACAAATCAAGCATCAAATGAAGCAAGTCTAATTCTTTGg GCAAGGTCTCTGCTGACATGTGGTGTATACGAACGCCTTATTGATCCCAGCCTAAACGAAGAGTACAATGATGATGAGATGAAAGCCATGATGATCGTAGCACGCCTGTGTCTCTTGCATTCGTCTTCTAGGAGGCCAACAATGAAGATG ATCCTAGAATTCCTCGCAGAGCCAAATCACGTGTTAGATATCCAGAAAAGGAGTGGGGATCTTCTCGTGCAAATGGATCCCGGGAATGAGAGGGACTTAAGCAGGCATGCCCAGTAG
- the LOC125187406 gene encoding L-ascorbate oxidase homolog, with the protein MLHILVLILCVVGGVRAEDPYRFFTWNITYGDIYPLGVRQQGILINGQFPGPDIYSVTNDNIIINVFNNLPEPFLLSWSGVQQRKNSFQDGVYGTTCPIPPGKNFTYTMQMKDQIGSFYYFPSLAFHKAAGGFGAIRILSRPRIPVPFPEPHADYTILIGDWYKANHKVLQSVLDSGKMLAFPDALLINGNAGNNTKFTLEQGKTYRLRISNVGLRNSLNFRIQGHSMKLVEVEGTHTVQTMLSSLDVHVGQSYSVLVTADQPPQDYHIAVSTRFSSPVLTSTAVLHYSTSRTPASGPLPPAPEDVQWSLNQARSIRTNLTASGPRPNPQGSYHYGQINVSRTIRVGNTPGLLNGKQRYAVNGVSFVAADTPLKLADYFNIDGVFRVGSIPDSPPVSRDIRNDTAVMGADYRAFVEIVFENRENILQSWHLDGYSFFVVGMDAGSWTPDSKKQYNLQDAVFRSTIQVYPKSWTAIYVALDNVGMWNLRSEYWARQYLGQQFYLRVYTPVKSTRDEYLIPSNALLCGRAAGRS; encoded by the exons ATGTTGCATATCCTGGTTTTGATTCTGTGTGTGGTCGGAGGCGTGAGAGCCGAGGATCCTTACAGATTCTTCACTTGGAACATCACTTACGGTGACATTTACCCTTTAGGTGTTCGACAACAG gGGATTTTGATAAATGGGCAATTTCCAGGACCTGATATCTATTCAGTCACAAACGATAACATTATAATCAACGTTTTCAACAATTTGCCAGAGCCATTCCTCCTCTCATG GAGTGGGGTCCAGCAACGGAAGAACTCGTTCCAAGACGGAGTATACGGGACAACATGTCCGATCCCTCCGGGCAAGAACTTCACCTACACAATGCAAATGAAAGATCAAATCGGCAGCTTCTACTACTTCCCATCTCTCGCTTTCCACAAAGCCGCCGGTGGATTTGGCGCCATCCGCATCCTCAGCCGCCCCAGAATCCCCGTCCCCTTCCCCGAACCCCACGCCGACTACACGATCCTTATCGGCGATTGGTACAAAGCCAACCACAAG GTGTTGCAGTCGGTTCTAGACTCTGGGAAAATGCTCGCTTTCCCAGACGCCCTTCTCATCAATGGGAACGCTGGAAACAACACAAAGTTTACGCTCGAACAAG GGAAAACATACAGGctgagaatatcaaatgtggGATTGAGAAACTCACTGAATTTCAGAATCCAAGGGCACAGCATGAAGCTGGTTGAAGTGGAAGGCACGCACACAGTGCAGACCATGCTGTCCTCGCTGGACGTCCACGTAGGCCAGTCCTACTCCGTCCTCGTCACCGCCGACCAGCCCCCTCAAGACTACCACATTGCCGTCTCCACCCGCTTCTCCTCCCCCGTCCTCACCTCCACCGCCGTCCTCCACTACTCCACCTCCCGAACCCCTGCCTCCGGCCCTCTTCCCCCCGCCCCTGAAGACGTTCAATGGTCCCTCAACCAGGCCCGTTCCATCAG GACTAATCTGACGGCGAGTGGACCGAGGCCGAATCCGCAAGGATCATACCACTACGGCCAAATCAACGTATCGAGGACTATTAGGGTAGGCAACACACCCGGCTTGCTCAACGGCAAGCAGCGCTATGCTGTGAACGGCGTGTCTTTTGTGGCAGCCGACACGCCCCTCAAGCTGGCGGACTACTTCAACATCGACGGGGTGTTCCGCGTCGGGAGCATCCCGGACTCCCCTCCCGTCTCGCGAGACATCCGCAACGACACGGCAGTGATGGGAGCTGACTACAGAGCCTTTGTTGAGATTGTGTTTGAGAACAGAGAAAACATCTTGCAGAGCTGGCATCTTGATGGATACTCTTTCTTTGTAGTAGG GATGGATGCAGGTTCTTGGACACCAGATAGCAAGAAACAGTACAATCTTCAAGATGCTGTTTTCCGCTCTACAATACAG GTTTATCCCAAGTCTTGGACAGCAATCTATGTTGCACTAGACAATGTAGGAATGTGGAACCTTAGGTCTGAGTACTGGGCTCGACAGTACCTCGGACAGCAGTTTTATCTCCGTGTCTATACACCGGTCAAGTCCACCAGAGACGAGTATCTCATTCCTTCCAACGCCCTTCTCTGTGGGAGAGCTGCCGGCAGAAGCTAG